One part of the Solanum dulcamara chromosome 8, daSolDulc1.2, whole genome shotgun sequence genome encodes these proteins:
- the LOC129899961 gene encoding transcription factor TCP5-like, with product MNDEESKYLIIMNSKKQETSGDDTNNRKILSRTTTTTTPSCSSSRKSSSWDAGFKNPRIVRVSRTFGGKDRHSKVCTVKGLRDRRIRLSVPTAIQLYDLQDRLGLSQPSKVVDWLIDATKDEIDKLPPLQMPPPSLSHFFNHQHIVDDNSTLRSSSETGFGKEKWIATNDHQQEESSTDHFFQSSNLGMLNTFNNNNNNNNNALTSHNWEPNSNLSLGPFGNYHSSFSSSQDHQCQQQNTMSFPSVSHHQLYLSSLVPPYNSHFHPHSLVPTLQLTSTPVKSSFSLNDNNKGHSFQDHHQHNHKEGSGS from the coding sequence ATGAATGATGAAGAAAGCAAGTACTTGATAATCATGAACTCAAAAAAGCAAGAAACTAGTGGTGATGACACCAACAACAGGAAAATATTGTCAAggactactactactactactccATCATGTTCTTCTTCAAGGAAGTCATCTTCATGGGATGCAGGGTTTAAAAATCCAAGAATTGTACGCGTATCGCGTACCTTTGGAGGGAAAGATAGGCACAGTAAGGTGTGTACTGTAAAGGGATTAAGAGACAGGAGAATTAGACTTTCAGTACCAACAGCAATTCAATTGTATGATCTTCAAGATAGGCTTGGGTTAAGCCAACCTAGCAAAGTTGTAGATTGGTTAATAGATGCAACTAAAGATGAAATTGATAAACTTCCACCTTTACAAATGCCACCaccatcactatctcatttctTCAATCATCAACATATTGTTGATGATAATTCTACTTTGAGATCATCATCAGAAACAGGATTTGGAAAAGAAAAGTGGATTGCCACAAATGATCATCAACAAGAAGAAAGTAGTACTGATCATTTCTTTCAATCTTCTAATTTAGGCATGTTAAACACcttcaacaataataataataataataataatgcctTGACTAGCCATAATTGGGAACCTAATTCAAATTTGTCATTAGGTCCATTTGGAAATTACCACTCCTCCTTTTCATCATCACAAGATCATCAATGTCAACAACAAAATACTATGTCTTTTCCTTCAGTCTCTCATCATCAACTATATTTGTCATCTCTTGTTCCTCCATATAATTCCCATTTCCATCCGCATTCTCTCGTGCCAACTCTTCAGTTAACCAGTACTCCAGTGAAATCTTCCTTCAGTTTGAATGACAATAATAAGGGGCATAGCTTTCAAGATCATCATCAACACAACCATAAAGAAGGCAGTGGTTCTTAA